The Methanoplanus sp. FWC-SCC4 genome has a window encoding:
- the trpA gene encoding tryptophan synthase subunit alpha, with amino-acid sequence MLSENSQKISENLKIQSNIGKSRLSSAFKKPAFVAYTVAGDPSFEASIEAAKALIDGGCTVLELGVPFSDPVADGDVIQRADNRAIRAGIKTGDVFRLVKEIRKFSEIPIVFLVYFNIVYQRGQGNFYREAKEAGVDGILIVDLPPEEAGFACELSRKYGIDQIFLVTPTTSDERLDMIAGLASGFIYLVSSLGVTGVRKNISTDAFLVLNRIKERTDIPVAIGFGISKPEHAAKIIRSGANGVIVGSYIVSVIEKNLNNPDIMCDELRLFTKMMIKGIAGEQI; translated from the coding sequence ATGCTATCCGAAAATTCACAAAAAATCTCTGAGAATCTGAAAATCCAAAGTAATATTGGCAAAAGCAGACTGTCGTCTGCATTTAAAAAACCTGCATTTGTTGCATATACAGTTGCAGGCGATCCCTCTTTTGAGGCATCAATTGAGGCTGCAAAGGCATTAATTGACGGCGGATGCACTGTTTTGGAACTTGGAGTCCCTTTTTCAGATCCAGTTGCAGACGGCGATGTGATTCAGCGTGCCGACAACAGAGCCATCAGGGCAGGAATTAAAACAGGGGATGTATTTCGTCTTGTAAAAGAGATTAGAAAATTTTCTGAGATTCCGATTGTCTTTTTGGTCTACTTCAATATTGTTTACCAGAGAGGCCAAGGAAATTTCTACAGAGAGGCCAAAGAGGCTGGTGTTGACGGGATACTCATTGTCGATCTTCCTCCTGAAGAAGCAGGTTTTGCATGTGAACTTTCCCGCAAATACGGAATTGACCAGATATTTCTCGTAACCCCGACAACCTCTGATGAAAGGCTTGACATGATTGCAGGCCTTGCATCCGGTTTCATCTATCTTGTATCATCCCTCGGGGTTACAGGTGTCAGGAAGAACATTTCAACAGATGCCTTTCTTGTTCTTAACAGAATAAAGGAGAGAACAGACATCCCTGTTGCAATAGGCTTTGGTATTTCAAAACCGGAGCATGCAGCCAAGATCATAAGAAGTGGTGCCAACGGGGTGATTGTCGGAAGTTACATTGTCTCAGTTATTGAGAAGAACCTGAATAATCCTGACATAATGTGTGATGAACTGCGCCTTTTTACAAAAATGATGATCAAAGGAATTGCCGGAGAACAAATTTAA
- a CDS encoding cation-translocating P-type ATPase — protein MVKSELGDSIVWHSLTIEDVYKKLSTGPDGLTGEEASKRLQQYGPNSLPVRKPPGIFRIFLSQFKSPLIYILLIAALFSFILMDYKDGFFILFVVVLNALIGMVQEWKAEQSASRLKGLLRISAHVHRDKKTVQIDASKLVPGDLVMLRSGIRVPADLRLVHASNIQIDESLLTGESVAVEKEITILEDNVPVSDRKNMAFGGTVVMTGRGAGIVTATGIKTEVGMIAKVLAAAGVTKPPLLIRMEKFSRDIGFIVIGACSLMAIVSLSRGTPVTDVFFLAVALAVSAIPEGLPVAITVALSIAASRMGKRNVIVRNLTAVESLGSCTMIATDKTGTLTVNEQMVKRVILPSGDIFDITGAGYVGEGEILLLDGEHPGPSQVVLLQNLALNAAICNEGSLFLEEGSWVHDGDEMDVALLSFGYKAGVEPDRIHNDIRIMRMIPYEPKQRYSLVYYTDESGIIRVSAKGAYEVLLQYCYDMQAGGTRVPLEKKKTDEHLRLLTQNGYRVLAIAKGTLEEMPKGSLELEEVCPPLTYLGIIGFIDPIRPNVREAIRMCKKAGVDVAMITGDHPETSFTIGRELGLADEKSAVVTGSELDAIESLELPEFFERISMSRIFARVSPVQKLLIVDGMVKNGHFVAVTGDGVNDAPALKKANIGVAMGSGTDVAKDSASMIITDDDFSSIVAGIEEGRFAYDNIRKVTYLLISTGFAEIILFTLALFVGLPLPLLAVQLLWINLVTNGIQDVALAFEAGEPEAMKRKPRNPKEGVFNSLMIQETIIAGTIIGLIAFAAYVLLISEGWDEYSARNVVVLLMVLLENAHALNCRSEYRSLFSIPLKNNYYLIFGIVVAQGIHILAMMTPFMQDLLDIEAVSLHTWISLLAIASLIIVSMEVFKYVKFQNKQD, from the coding sequence ATGGTCAAATCAGAATTAGGCGATTCAATTGTTTGGCACTCTCTGACTATTGAGGACGTCTACAAAAAGCTTAGCACCGGCCCTGACGGGCTTACTGGCGAAGAGGCATCAAAAAGATTGCAGCAGTATGGCCCAAACAGCCTGCCTGTGCGAAAACCCCCTGGTATTTTTAGAATATTTCTCTCTCAGTTCAAAAGCCCTCTCATCTATATTCTGCTGATCGCTGCCCTGTTCTCTTTTATTCTTATGGACTACAAGGATGGTTTTTTTATCCTTTTTGTCGTGGTGTTAAACGCTTTAATAGGTATGGTACAGGAGTGGAAGGCAGAACAGAGTGCAAGCAGGCTTAAGGGTCTGCTTAGGATTTCTGCACACGTGCACAGAGACAAAAAAACAGTACAAATTGACGCTTCCAAACTCGTTCCAGGTGATCTGGTGATGCTCAGGTCAGGCATTCGTGTCCCGGCTGACCTCCGCCTGGTACATGCCTCTAACATACAAATCGACGAATCACTTCTCACCGGGGAATCTGTTGCCGTGGAGAAAGAGATCACGATATTGGAAGACAACGTCCCAGTCAGCGACAGGAAGAATATGGCATTCGGCGGGACTGTTGTCATGACCGGGAGGGGTGCAGGAATCGTAACCGCCACGGGCATAAAAACCGAAGTGGGAATGATCGCAAAGGTGTTAGCAGCTGCAGGGGTCACAAAACCGCCTCTGTTGATCAGGATGGAGAAATTTTCCCGCGATATCGGATTTATAGTCATAGGTGCATGCTCCCTCATGGCCATCGTATCATTATCGAGGGGCACTCCGGTCACCGATGTTTTTTTTCTTGCCGTGGCACTCGCGGTCTCAGCAATACCGGAAGGGCTTCCGGTTGCCATCACAGTGGCACTATCGATAGCGGCGAGCAGGATGGGAAAACGGAATGTGATCGTCAGGAATCTGACCGCAGTAGAAAGTCTTGGAAGCTGTACGATGATCGCCACCGACAAGACAGGGACCCTGACCGTTAATGAACAGATGGTTAAGAGGGTTATTCTTCCTTCCGGGGACATTTTTGATATAACAGGTGCAGGATATGTGGGGGAGGGAGAGATACTGCTTTTGGATGGAGAGCATCCGGGCCCGTCTCAGGTAGTTTTGCTACAAAACCTTGCATTAAACGCGGCAATTTGCAATGAAGGAAGCCTGTTCCTTGAAGAAGGTTCCTGGGTTCATGACGGGGATGAGATGGATGTTGCACTTCTTTCTTTCGGGTACAAGGCAGGAGTCGAACCGGACAGGATACACAATGATATTCGCATAATGAGGATGATCCCTTATGAACCGAAACAGCGCTATTCTCTTGTATACTACACCGATGAGTCCGGAATAATCAGGGTGAGTGCAAAGGGGGCATATGAAGTCCTTTTACAGTACTGCTATGATATGCAGGCCGGGGGTACAAGAGTCCCGCTTGAGAAAAAAAAGACGGATGAACACCTTCGTTTACTGACCCAAAACGGCTACCGTGTCCTTGCAATTGCTAAAGGCACTCTTGAAGAGATGCCAAAAGGCAGCCTTGAACTCGAAGAGGTCTGTCCCCCGCTCACGTATCTTGGTATAATTGGCTTTATAGATCCGATAAGGCCCAATGTGCGTGAAGCGATCCGAATGTGTAAAAAGGCGGGGGTGGATGTGGCAATGATAACAGGAGACCACCCTGAAACCTCATTTACGATCGGAAGGGAACTTGGTCTTGCTGATGAAAAATCCGCCGTAGTTACTGGCAGTGAACTTGATGCAATAGAATCACTGGAACTGCCTGAGTTTTTTGAAAGGATCAGCATGAGCCGGATTTTTGCCCGTGTCAGCCCTGTTCAGAAGCTTCTGATAGTGGACGGAATGGTCAAAAACGGTCATTTCGTGGCAGTTACCGGCGATGGTGTAAATGATGCACCTGCTCTTAAAAAGGCAAATATTGGAGTTGCGATGGGTTCCGGAACTGATGTGGCCAAGGACAGCGCCTCGATGATCATCACAGATGATGACTTCTCTTCAATCGTTGCAGGGATAGAAGAGGGCAGGTTTGCCTATGACAATATCAGAAAGGTAACATATCTGCTTATCTCCACCGGTTTTGCCGAGATAATCCTTTTTACCCTTGCCCTGTTCGTTGGACTTCCGCTTCCGCTTCTTGCAGTACAGCTCCTTTGGATTAATCTTGTCACGAACGGGATACAGGACGTTGCACTTGCATTCGAGGCAGGGGAACCTGAAGCGATGAAAAGAAAACCGCGAAATCCCAAAGAAGGCGTTTTCAATTCGCTGATGATACAAGAGACTATAATTGCGGGCACCATAATCGGGCTTATTGCATTTGCCGCCTATGTGTTGCTGATATCCGAGGGATGGGATGAATATTCGGCAAGAAACGTGGTAGTGCTTTTGATGGTTCTTCTTGAAAATGCCCATGCACTTAACTGTCGGTCAGAATACAGGTCTTTGTTCAGTATACCGCTGAAGAATAACTATTATCTGATATTCGGAATTGTTGTGGCGCAGGGAATCCACATTCTGGCAATGATGACGCCGTTCATGCAGGATCTGCTTGATATCGAAGCGGTGAGTCTTCATACATGGATTTCGCTGCTTGCAATCGCTTCTCTAATAATAGTGAGCATGGAGGTCTTCAAATACGTGAAATTTCAGAATAAACAGGATTAA
- a CDS encoding hemolysin family protein, producing the protein MSYLIEIGIIAILIGLNALFALSEFAIVSSRKTRLLQRSEEGDSGALIALGLSENPTPFLSTIQIGITLVGVFAGAFGGLTLARNLSSFFTGYPFLAPYSEIMSVTLVVLVITYLNLVFGELVPKRIALGNPEDIASGVAKPMMFLSKAAAPLVFILTYSTEAVVKLLRVRESTGPPVTEDEVRIMLEEGTKAGVFERAELKMVEGVFDLGDRRVESLMTRRHNIVALDLEDTNEENLIKMKMTAHCNFPAYEDDLDNIVGMVSVKNVLSGMLETGKPDIRSAVTKPLFVPETLRVPKLIESFKESGLHIALVNDEYGSIQGIVTLHDILEAIVGHFRESGEVVNMPVVLREDGSWLIDGMAHIVTVKKMLSLNAVLTGEGEGNYDTIAGMVMYILQRIPVEGDHFDEGGFRFEVVDMDGNRVDKVLAAEIPEIKEGSEESSDMGN; encoded by the coding sequence ATGTCCTACCTGATCGAGATCGGAATCATCGCAATCCTGATCGGACTCAATGCCCTTTTTGCCTTGTCAGAATTTGCGATAGTTTCTTCCAGAAAAACCCGGCTTCTTCAAAGATCGGAGGAAGGGGATTCCGGAGCCTTAATCGCACTTGGGCTTTCCGAAAACCCGACCCCTTTCCTGTCGACTATACAGATAGGTATAACGCTTGTCGGGGTATTTGCAGGTGCATTTGGCGGTCTAACACTGGCAAGAAATCTTTCTTCTTTTTTCACGGGGTACCCCTTTCTTGCGCCATACAGTGAAATTATGAGTGTTACCCTTGTAGTTCTCGTAATAACATATCTTAATCTCGTCTTTGGAGAACTCGTTCCAAAGCGTATCGCACTTGGTAATCCTGAAGATATCGCATCAGGAGTTGCAAAACCTATGATGTTTCTCTCCAAAGCCGCTGCTCCGCTGGTATTCATATTAACCTACTCTACCGAGGCTGTTGTGAAACTGCTCAGGGTGCGGGAGAGCACCGGACCTCCTGTGACCGAAGATGAGGTCAGAATCATGCTTGAAGAGGGTACCAAAGCAGGAGTCTTTGAGAGGGCTGAACTGAAAATGGTTGAAGGGGTGTTCGATCTCGGCGACCGCCGTGTGGAATCCCTGATGACCCGCCGTCATAATATTGTTGCACTCGATCTCGAAGATACAAATGAGGAAAACCTCATTAAAATGAAAATGACTGCACATTGCAACTTCCCTGCTTATGAGGATGATCTCGACAATATTGTCGGGATGGTTTCAGTTAAGAATGTTCTTTCAGGAATGCTGGAGACGGGAAAACCTGATATCCGGTCGGCTGTAACGAAACCGCTCTTCGTTCCGGAAACTCTCCGTGTTCCAAAACTCATTGAGTCCTTTAAGGAGAGCGGGCTTCATATCGCACTGGTGAATGACGAATATGGCAGTATCCAGGGAATCGTAACCCTTCATGACATTCTTGAAGCAATTGTGGGTCATTTTCGTGAATCAGGGGAGGTGGTAAATATGCCTGTTGTCCTGAGAGAGGACGGCTCATGGCTGATCGACGGAATGGCCCATATTGTAACCGTCAAGAAAATGCTGTCGCTTAATGCTGTACTGACGGGAGAAGGTGAGGGCAATTATGATACTATTGCAGGTATGGTCATGTATATCCTCCAGAGGATTCCGGTGGAGGGCGATCACTTTGACGAGGGAGGATTCCGGTTTGAGGTAGTGGATATGGATGGAAACCGTGTTGATAAGGTACTGGCTGCAGAGATTCCTGAGATTAAAGAAGGATCTGAAGAATCTTCCGATATGGGAAATTGA
- the tsaA gene encoding tRNA (N6-threonylcarbamoyladenosine(37)-N6)-methyltransferase TrmO gives MNFNGTSQSEDKSNSATETNITLNPIGIIRNNTTKPVLFADEKGLRINGDNKAAIENFHEVHEGISEIVIKDELSELLEGIEDYSHLIIIYWGHGITKEGRSLKRVHPMGMQKNPLTGVYSTCSPARPNPVLMTVVRLQKREGNVLTVSGLDAIDKSPVIDIKPYVSKFYPQDDIKIPNWMQKIIEEY, from the coding sequence ATGAATTTTAATGGAACATCTCAAAGCGAAGATAAGTCAAATTCGGCCACCGAGACAAATATCACACTCAACCCCATAGGAATTATAAGAAACAACACCACAAAACCGGTGCTTTTCGCAGATGAAAAAGGACTAAGAATAAACGGTGACAATAAAGCTGCAATTGAAAACTTTCATGAAGTACACGAAGGAATTTCAGAAATTGTAATAAAAGATGAATTAAGTGAACTCCTTGAAGGAATAGAAGACTACTCACATCTCATAATTATTTACTGGGGACACGGAATAACAAAAGAAGGCCGTTCCCTTAAAAGAGTCCATCCAATGGGAATGCAAAAAAATCCCCTTACAGGAGTATATTCAACATGCAGTCCGGCACGCCCAAACCCCGTTTTGATGACAGTTGTCCGTCTCCAAAAAAGGGAAGGAAATGTATTAACAGTGTCAGGCCTGGATGCAATCGACAAAAGCCCTGTGATTGATATTAAACCATATGTAAGCAAATTTTACCCACAGGATGATATCAAAATCCCCAACTGGATGCAAAAAATCATAGAAGAATATTAA
- a CDS encoding phosphate-starvation-inducible PsiE family protein, whose amino-acid sequence MNGKILKGITNIETAVYFVLMIILTFVIIFSLFELALMIIEKLLYDNTPYILEAKGILQFFEFFLLILIGLELMETIKSFIETKKIQVEIVLILAIIAISRKIIVIDPATASEFELMGIGLVVIGLTAGYYFIKKADSLKYAKKS is encoded by the coding sequence ATGAATGGAAAAATTCTAAAAGGAATTACGAATATTGAAACAGCAGTTTATTTTGTATTAATGATAATTCTGACGTTTGTCATCATTTTTTCATTATTTGAACTTGCATTAATGATAATTGAGAAATTATTATATGACAACACACCATACATCCTTGAAGCCAAAGGCATACTGCAATTCTTCGAATTCTTCCTGCTAATTTTAATTGGACTCGAACTTATGGAAACAATAAAATCCTTCATTGAAACCAAAAAAATTCAGGTTGAAATAGTTTTGATTCTTGCAATCATAGCAATATCAAGAAAAATAATTGTAATTGATCCTGCAACGGCATCTGAATTTGAATTAATGGGAATAGGTCTGGTAGTTATCGGCCTTACAGCAGGGTATTATTTCATAAAAAAGGCAGATAGTCTCAAATATGCCAAAAAATCATAA
- a CDS encoding mannose-1-phosphate guanylyltransferase/mannose-6-phosphate isomerase encodes MKVIILAGGVGTRLWPLSRESYPKQFLYMNSHSLFQKTWLRSLKFSNPEDIYVVTGENYRFIVENQIEELGYNIPEEHVLKETVGKNTLPAILWGVKTICAESGDSDILVFPSDHILDDGAVDVINSAVPLSKENIVVFGINPSEANTGYGYIKPGKELSPGYLVDEFKEKPDLPLAKKYVEDGYLWNSGIFLFSSEVFLKETGKYQPELYEAFSNGDPDYNSLKSVSIDYGLLEFSERVAVMPLDVLWSDLGSFRSIYNIKEHDKNGNCGPADFIESKRNFVHAKDKKVALIGVDNLAVIDSGDALLVCNLDNSESVKDLVKMYLDRDDDVARYHLTVNRPWGSYTVLETQPFFKIKRVSVKKGHVLSLQLHHHRSEHWVVVSGSAEVTLNGETKIVTRGQSTFVPAGVSHRLFNNGKIPLEVIEVQIGEYLGEDDIVRFEDVYGRV; translated from the coding sequence ATGAAGGTAATAATTCTTGCAGGCGGTGTAGGTACCAGGTTGTGGCCCCTTTCCCGTGAATCCTATCCAAAACAGTTTTTATATATGAATTCGCACTCACTTTTCCAGAAAACATGGCTGCGTTCACTAAAATTTTCAAATCCTGAGGATATATATGTCGTAACCGGCGAAAATTATCGTTTTATTGTGGAAAATCAGATTGAAGAGCTTGGATATAATATACCAGAAGAGCATGTGCTAAAGGAGACTGTCGGGAAAAATACTCTTCCGGCAATACTCTGGGGAGTAAAAACTATCTGTGCTGAATCAGGTGACTCTGATATTCTGGTCTTTCCAAGCGATCATATACTCGATGACGGTGCAGTTGATGTAATAAACAGTGCAGTTCCTCTTTCAAAAGAAAATATTGTTGTTTTTGGAATAAATCCTTCCGAGGCAAATACCGGGTATGGATATATAAAACCGGGAAAAGAACTGTCTCCGGGATATCTTGTTGATGAATTTAAGGAAAAACCTGATCTGCCTCTTGCCAAAAAATATGTTGAGGACGGATATCTCTGGAACAGCGGGATATTTTTGTTCTCATCAGAAGTATTTTTAAAAGAAACCGGGAAATATCAGCCTGAATTGTATGAAGCATTTTCAAATGGCGATCCTGACTATAATTCTTTAAAATCAGTATCAATAGATTATGGTCTTTTGGAGTTTTCAGAGAGGGTTGCTGTTATGCCCCTTGATGTTTTGTGGAGTGACCTTGGAAGTTTCAGGTCAATTTATAATATAAAGGAGCATGACAAAAACGGAAATTGCGGGCCTGCAGATTTCATAGAATCAAAGAGAAATTTTGTCCATGCAAAAGACAAGAAAGTTGCACTTATAGGTGTTGATAACCTTGCAGTCATTGATTCCGGTGATGCACTTTTGGTCTGCAATCTTGACAATTCCGAGTCAGTAAAGGATCTTGTTAAGATGTATCTTGATAGGGACGATGATGTTGCAAGGTATCATCTGACCGTAAACAGACCCTGGGGATCTTATACTGTTCTGGAAACACAGCCTTTCTTCAAAATAAAGAGGGTTTCAGTGAAAAAAGGGCATGTTTTGTCTTTACAACTGCATCATCACAGGAGTGAGCACTGGGTTGTTGTCAGTGGTTCTGCTGAGGTTACATTAAACGGAGAAACAAAAATTGTTACACGCGGGCAGAGCACTTTTGTTCCTGCCGGAGTTTCACACAGGCTTTTTAACAATGGTAAAATTCCTCTTGAGGTTATTGAGGTTCAGATTGGTGAATATCTCGGTGAGGATGATATTGTAAGATTTGAGGATGTCTATGGGAGAGTCTGA
- a CDS encoding flavodoxin family protein — protein MKITGICASPRGKNSNTLALVKEGLKGAKDAGAETELIDICKKDIRYCTGCSVCYETGKCIIKDDFEEILDKLCSSDGIILGSPNYINSVTGQMKTFLDRMADCIHCQRLLGKYGFSVSTAGGSNSVLVAGYLNQTLNVLGADTVGLVSIDIGVDPDLFQESIDYSYNTGITLVNAIKEKRVYPEQKKFHDEMKSRMKMLILANKDNWIHEYDYWKDMGWI, from the coding sequence ATGAAAATAACAGGAATATGTGCAAGCCCAAGAGGAAAAAACAGTAACACCCTTGCACTTGTAAAAGAAGGTCTCAAAGGAGCAAAAGATGCAGGTGCAGAAACAGAATTAATTGACATCTGTAAAAAAGACATCCGTTACTGCACAGGATGCTCGGTCTGTTATGAAACAGGAAAATGCATTATAAAAGATGACTTTGAAGAGATTTTAGATAAACTTTGTTCAAGTGACGGGATCATACTTGGATCTCCCAATTATATCAATTCAGTCACAGGCCAGATGAAAACTTTCCTTGACAGGATGGCTGACTGTATCCACTGCCAGAGACTTCTCGGAAAATACGGATTTTCAGTCTCAACAGCCGGAGGATCAAATTCGGTATTAGTAGCCGGATACCTCAACCAGACACTAAATGTTCTCGGTGCTGATACAGTGGGACTTGTTTCAATCGACATTGGTGTGGATCCGGATCTGTTTCAGGAAAGCATCGATTATTCATACAATACAGGGATCACTCTTGTAAATGCCATTAAAGAAAAAAGGGTATATCCGGAACAGAAAAAGTTTCACGATGAAATGAAAAGCAGAATGAAAATGCTGATTCTGGCAAACAAAGATAACTGGATTCATGAGTACGATTACTGGAAAGATATGGGATGGATTTAA
- a CDS encoding Mut7-C RNAse domain-containing protein, with the protein MKSSSCCLFLTDRMLGPLARYLRFLGYDTKSANSLASGNRREDSILLEMARKEKRFLLTRDRELAGRGADIGALHLLSDDVLDQMKQIYKAGLIEDSLCIRMKRCPLCNSVLRRATCDEIKSSDYAPRYKIGKDFCWCPNCRRLYWMGTHAKNLEKRLIDSLKK; encoded by the coding sequence ATGAAATCCTCATCATGTTGTCTGTTTTTAACAGACAGAATGCTCGGGCCGCTTGCACGTTATCTTCGGTTTTTGGGATACGACACAAAAAGTGCAAACTCTCTTGCATCCGGCAACAGACGTGAGGATTCCATCCTTCTTGAGATGGCAAGGAAGGAAAAAAGATTCCTGCTTACACGTGACAGGGAGCTCGCAGGACGTGGTGCGGATATCGGGGCATTGCACCTTCTATCAGACGATGTTCTTGATCAGATGAAGCAGATATATAAGGCAGGTTTAATTGAAGATTCATTGTGCATCAGAATGAAGCGCTGCCCTTTGTGCAATTCGGTTCTCCGGAGGGCAACCTGTGATGAAATAAAAAGTTCAGACTATGCACCACGGTATAAAATAGGAAAGGATTTTTGCTGGTGCCCCAACTGCCGGAGATTATACTGGATGGGGACACATGCAAAGAATCTTGAAAAAAGACTTATTGACTCCTTAAAAAAATAA
- the amrS gene encoding AmmeMemoRadiSam system radical SAM enzyme, producing MHEAHLYDCREDGFVKCNLCSHRCLIGENKTGICGVRENNGCKLFSKNYGMVSAEAVDPVEKKPLFHYLPGTDVYSLGGVGCNFRCLHCQNWQISQTTSFDYLQEISPEKGVLKAIANNCKSIAWTYNEPTIWHEYALDMGRMAKKNNLGTIYVTNGYMTEEALRELSVMLDAFRVDIKAFSEKFYHKVCRAKLQPVLDATIIAKELGMHIETVNLVIPGLNDSEDEVKSLIAWVLENLGENTPMHFTRFHPDYKMTDVASTPVLTLERIYETARDMGIKYPYLGNVMDHKYCNTYCHECGSLLIQRSGYNQRNVDLKGSYCQKCGEKIPIVIHP from the coding sequence ATGCATGAAGCTCATTTATATGACTGCCGGGAGGATGGTTTTGTAAAATGCAACCTTTGCAGTCACAGGTGCTTAATAGGAGAAAATAAAACCGGTATCTGTGGCGTCAGGGAAAACAATGGCTGCAAACTATTTTCAAAAAATTATGGTATGGTAAGTGCTGAAGCGGTTGATCCTGTTGAAAAAAAGCCCCTATTTCACTATCTTCCCGGAACAGATGTGTATTCACTTGGAGGTGTCGGCTGTAATTTCCGGTGTCTTCACTGTCAGAACTGGCAGATATCCCAGACAACATCCTTTGATTATCTTCAGGAGATTAGTCCTGAAAAGGGGGTTTTAAAGGCAATTGCAAATAACTGCAAGAGCATAGCCTGGACATACAACGAACCTACAATCTGGCATGAGTATGCACTTGACATGGGCCGGATGGCCAAAAAAAATAATCTTGGTACGATTTATGTTACAAACGGATATATGACAGAGGAGGCACTAAGAGAACTTTCTGTAATGCTTGATGCGTTTCGCGTTGATATAAAGGCATTTTCAGAGAAGTTTTACCATAAGGTATGCAGAGCAAAGCTTCAGCCTGTTCTGGATGCAACAATCATTGCAAAAGAACTTGGGATGCATATTGAAACCGTAAATCTTGTAATTCCGGGACTTAACGACTCCGAAGATGAGGTGAAATCATTAATTGCCTGGGTTTTGGAAAATCTCGGTGAAAATACCCCGATGCACTTCACACGTTTTCATCCCGACTATAAGATGACTGATGTGGCCTCCACTCCTGTTTTGACTCTTGAGAGAATATATGAAACAGCACGTGATATGGGTATAAAATATCCTTATCTTGGAAATGTTATGGATCATAAATACTGCAACACATACTGTCATGAATGCGGTTCGCTCCTGATTCAGCGTTCCGGCTATAACCAGCGTAATGTAGATTTGAAAGGCAGTTACTGTCAGAAATGCGGTGAGAAAATCCCGATTGTTATTCATCCATGA
- the pyrH gene encoding UMP kinase, which translates to MKKIVISLGGSILVPSLESNNISKYVDVLKELSKKYQIFVVIGGGGEARRYINVARSLCIDEATSDELGIMVTRINASLLAWALGNYAHPCIPENYTQALSYAESGKIVIMGGVTPGQTTDAVSAVLAERTKADLLINATSVDGIYSADPKKKPDAEKFDKMTPDDLIEIVSGGRMNAGSNNVIDLVAAKVTQRSGIPMVVLQGTDIDNLKNALISGEFTGTTVSYSKEKPLPL; encoded by the coding sequence ATGAAAAAAATTGTTATATCGCTTGGCGGTTCTATTCTCGTTCCATCGCTTGAATCAAATAACATCTCCAAATATGTGGATGTTTTAAAGGAATTATCAAAAAAATACCAGATCTTTGTTGTAATTGGAGGCGGCGGAGAAGCCAGACGATACATCAATGTTGCGCGATCACTCTGTATAGATGAGGCAACATCTGATGAACTCGGGATTATGGTCACAAGGATAAATGCATCTCTTCTTGCATGGGCTCTTGGAAATTATGCACACCCCTGCATTCCGGAGAATTACACCCAGGCCCTTTCATATGCCGAGTCAGGTAAAATTGTGATAATGGGAGGAGTGACTCCCGGACAGACGACTGATGCAGTATCAGCAGTGCTTGCAGAAAGGACAAAGGCTGATCTTTTAATCAACGCAACTTCTGTTGACGGAATATATTCAGCAGATCCAAAGAAAAAACCAGACGCTGAAAAATTTGATAAGATGACACCCGATGATCTTATTGAGATCGTTTCAGGTGGAAGAATGAATGCGGGCTCCAACAATGTAATTGATCTTGTAGCTGCCAAAGTGACACAGAGAAGTGGCATTCCCATGGTTGTTTTACAGGGCACAGACATTGATAATCTCAAAAATGCACTTATATCAGGCGAATTCACAGGAACCACAGTAAGTTATTCCAAAGAAAAGCCACTTCCATTATAG